In Babylonia areolata isolate BAREFJ2019XMU chromosome 19, ASM4173473v1, whole genome shotgun sequence, a single window of DNA contains:
- the LOC143294379 gene encoding sodium/nucleoside cotransporter 2-like isoform X3, whose product MSLELEARTASFQRDNAAGNTAAEAELRWYSEEPKILPSSARAEAVVMVTNGDVETAAQNPATTTTTTTTTFTKDPAKTLVDDDPDPASTVTASLCFLQRLPFLFRRCLARSWSKVRAVMLTTMVLTYLAFVCYCMYYEFGSEPSIRLLVGSVIGLVVVVSKVAGRWGRGPCCSAVGSSSIISSCCSSLLNRDLGRGVLLRTAVRWCLYLLSMGGAMAVLVVDVMAKRPENLVCVGGLAVLILFCFFISRQPDKINWHAVFWGMGLQFWFAALIKKTTFGEYAFHWLADRFVELLRYTDKGSETVFGKTFRDHNFIFQIMPTLIFFNALISMFYYLGVVQIFIAKFGKFLSFCLGTSPIECVNAAANLILTLTEAPILIKPFMADMTQSELFAVMTGGFASIAGFLLYAFASFGAPVNHILTASVMSAPAALAFAKLIYPDERKPTIKAEDAYNVDIKHYGSMLGSLSKGAKDGLTMAGYVVVNMLVFVALLEFLDLTVLWFAERAGVYNLTFSVRLSEVGGLLAVPSHLPDGLRNGGLPDSGTSPGYQDLHHDSGNIL is encoded by the exons ATGTCCTTGGAACTGGAAGCAAGAACAGCGTCTTTTCAGCGGGACAATGCCGCCGGAAACACGGCGGCAGAAGCGGAACTTCGATGGTATTCAGAAGAGCCAAAG ATTCTGCCTTCCTCTGCACGTGCCGAGGCGGTAGTGATGGTCACCAACGGGGATGTGGAGACGGCGGCTCAAaaccctgccaccaccaccaccaccaccaccactaccttcacCAAGGACCCAGCCAAAACCCTCGTAGATGACGACCCAGACCCAGCATCCACCGTCACCgcctctctctgctttctgcaGCGCCTTCCCTTCCTGTTCCGCCGATGTCTGGCTCGGAGCTGGTCGAAAGTGCGTGCGGTGATGCTGACCACGATGGTCCTTACCTACCTCGCCTTCGTCTGCTACTGCATGTACTACGAGTTCGGCAGCGAGCCTTCCATCCGTCTACTGGTGGGGAGCGTGatagggctggtggtggtggtcagcaaGGTGGCGGGGCGCTGGGGCAGAGGCCCGTGTTGCTCCGCTGTTGGGTCctccagcatcatcagcagctgCTGCAGCTCGCTTCTCAACAGGGACCTTGGCCGTGGGGTGCTGCTCAGGACAGCTGTAcgatg GTGTCTCTACCTATTGAGCATGGGCGGTGCAATGGCTGTTCTGGTGGTGGACGTGATGGCCAAGCGCCCGGAGAACTTGGTCTGTGTCGGGGGTCTGGCCGTTCtcatcctcttctgcttcttcatctccAGGCAGCCAGACAAG ATCAACTGGCATGCAGTCTTCTGGGGCATGGGCCTGCAGTTCTGGTTCGCCGCCCTGATCAAAAAGACGACGTTCGGGGAGTACGCTTTCCACTGGCTGGCGGACCGCTTTGTGGAGCTACTCCGGTACACAGATAAAGGATCCGAAACTGTGTTCGGGAAAACCTTCCGGGATCACAATTTCATTTTCCAG atTATGCCAACGCTGATCTTTTTCAATGCTCTCATCAGCATGTTCTACTATCTGGGAGTGGTGCAGATTTTCATCGCCAAGTTCGGCAAGTTCCTCAGCTTCTGTCTGGGCACCAGTCCCATAGAGTGTGTCAACGCCGCTGCCAATCTCATCCTGACTTTG ACCGAGGCTCCCATTCTGATCAAGCCGTTCATGGCGGACATGACCCAGTCAGAACTGTTTGCCGTCATGACTGGAGGCTTCGCTAGTATCGCTGGCTTTCTGCTGTACGCCTTTGCTTCCTTTGGG GCTCCAGTCAACCACATCCTGACGGCCAGCGTGATGTCTGCCCCAGCAGCCTTAGCCTTCGCCAAGCTGATCTATCCTGATGAACGGAAACCCACCATCAAGGCGGAGGACGCTTACAACGTGGATatcaa GCACTACGGCAGCATGCTGGGTTCGCTGTCCAAGGGGGCCAAAGATGGACTGACCATGGCGGGCTATGTGGTGGTCAACATGCTGGTCTTCGTGGCCCTGCTGGAGTTCCTGGACCTGACAGTGCTATGGTTCGCTGAGCGGGCCGGGGTGTACAACCTGACCTTTTCTGTGAGACTCAGTG